One Brassica napus cultivar Da-Ae chromosome A1, Da-Ae, whole genome shotgun sequence genomic region harbors:
- the LOC106435750 gene encoding cyclin-P3-1-like, giving the protein METSSNSTNSSLFQWLGLIEDYDQPSTSTLPRVITLLASVLTKMIQKNEKPFHTRRNKDEEITMFHGSRSPSMNIQRYTERVHRYARCSPACFVAAFVYIIRYLEIPVATSTTRRLTSLNVHRLLITSLLVAAKFLDRKCYNNAYYAKIGGVSTEEMNRLERTFLFDLDFRLNITAEMFEKHCLMLQRQTVPCGSRRLRTALEEMTCGCQAI; this is encoded by the exons ATGGAAACTTCTAGCAACTCCACCAACTCATCGCTCTTTCAATGGTTAGGTCTTATAGAAGACTACGACCAGCCTTCTACTTCCACCCTTCCTCGTGTCATCACCCTTCTCGCCTCAGTTCTTACGAAGATGATTCAAAAGAACGAAAAGCCATTCCACACAAGACGCAACAA GGACGAAGAGATAACTATGTTCCATGGCTCAAGATCACCCTCCATGAACATCCAACGTTACACAGAGAGAGTCCACAGGTACGCTCGGTGTAGCCCTGCGTGCTTCGTTGCAGCCTTTGTTTACATCATTAGGTATCTAGAAATACCAGTGGCTACAAGCACGACTCGTCGTCTCACATCACTTAACGTTCATCGCCTTCTCATCACCAGTCTCTTGGTCGCAGCAAAATTCTTGGATCGCAA GTGTTATAATAATGCTTATTATGCGAAAATTGGAGGAGTTAGCACTGAAGAGATGAATAGGCTGGAGAGAACGTTCTTGTTCGATCTTGATTTCAGATTAAATATTACAGCGGAGATGTTTGAGAAACACTGTCTCATGTTGCAGAGACAAACGGTGCCTTGTGGTTCAAGAAGACTTAGAACCGCTCTTGAAGAGATGACTTGTGGTTGCCAAGCGATCTAA
- the LOC125590468 gene encoding O-fucosyltransferase 23-like: MNSQFSSKNLRLFSKSITCKCLVLVGIALFYRALFLSYSPSSFLFRARYMSDSSSSTAGVRTHKFLEVPQIVWGLNNQKIAFARACLTARTMNRTLLMPSLSASLFYKEVDKLRPIPFDKVFQFERFNSLCKGFVQLAQFSDVRNRTHSFDLEKGSGRRWTVERDLQQLKQSATNEFEVVRVIGKNPFLWHDHWPVKDYAKVFECMVVVDEISREADKVVKRIRQGGGDNRIRTGLVPFVAVHMRIEIDWMIHCKKLEQRLKVSDICSSKREIMERVGNISGLKSPTVLYLAVADSLLDEKDKESSVLTGWRDGLVPYEKKKLGVKEEVYGKYSYLIQSAIDYEVCLRADVFVGNSFSTFSSLIVLERTQKMRRLGFTSACEDGENEWRSYAYNLAGGSKGVPRRWMTNMTHSSLEAISYGSSSVSCSSE, translated from the coding sequence ATGAATTCTCAGTTTAGTTCCAAGAATCTAAGACTCTTTTCAAAATCCATCACTTGCAAATGCCTTGTTCTTGTTGGCATTGCTCTGTTCTACAGAGCTCTGTTTCTCTCTTACTCTCCCAGTAGCTTCTTGTTTCGAGCCCGTTACATGTCAGACTCCTCCTCCTCAACAGCTGGAGTCAGAACCCACAAGTTCCTCGAGGTTCCTCAGATCGTATGGGGACTGAACAACCAGAAGATAGCTTTCGCAAGAGCCTGCTTGACCGCAAGAACAATGAACAGAACGCTTCTAATGCCTAGTCTAAGCGCTTCCTTGTTCTACAAGGAAGTAGACAAGCTCCGTCCCATCCCCTTCGATAAAGTCTTCCAGTTCGAAAGATTCAACTCTCTCTGCAAAGGGTTCGTGCAGCTCGCTCAGTTCTCTGACGTTAGGAACAGAACACATTCGTTTGATCTAGAGAAAGGTAGCGGAAGGAGATGGACGGTGGAGAGAGACTTGCAACAGCTGAAACAGTCCGCAACTAATGAGTTTGAAGTGGTCCGAGTCATAGGGAAGAACCCGTTCTTGTGGCATGATCACTGGCCTGTTAAGGACTATGCAAAGGTCTTTGAGTGTATGGTTGTGGTCGATGAGATCTCGAGAGAAGCAGATAAAGTGGTGAAGAGAATCAGACAAGGAGGGGGAGATAATAGAATCAGGACGGGTCTTGTCCCTTTTGTGGCGGTTCACATGAGGATAGAGATAGATTGGATGATACATTGTAAGAAGCTAGAGCAAAGGCTAAAGGTTTCAGATATTTGTAGTAGTAAAAGAGAGATAATGGAGAGGGTAGGGAACATATCTGGTTTAAAGAGTCCCACAGTTCTTTACCTAGCGGTAGCTGATAGTCTCTTAGatgaaaaagacaaagaatcaTCGGTCTTAACCGGTTGGAGAGACGGTTTAGTACCttatgagaagaagaagcttgggGTTAAAGAGGAGGTTTATGGGAAATATTCTTATTTGATACAATCTGCTATAGATTATGAGGTGTGTTTAAGAGCAGATGTGTTTGTTGGTAATAGCTTTTCGACTTTCTCTAGTCTCATTGTTCTTGAGAGGACTCAGAAGATGAGAAGGTTAGGGTTTACTAGTGCTTGTGAAGATGGTGAGAACGAGTGGAGATCATATGCATATAATCTTGCTGGAGGATCAAAGGGAGTTCCAAGGAGATGGATGACTAATATGACTCATTCTAGCTTGGAAGCTATTAGCTATGGCTCTAGTTCTGTTTCTTGTTCAAGTGAGTGA
- the LOC106435998 gene encoding chaperone protein dnaJ C76, chloroplastic: MECFRVSPPIPKLSFFSNSRNSTSQRFIIPSCRERRNRDEPLSTSSPYSILGVEPNCSSLELKAAFRAKVKQYHPDVNREGSSSDVMIRRIIQAYELLTNTSRAEIIEGECLDPFDNPECEALDVFVNEVLCFGKRCSYPCFKTASHVFSCDSTGTARAMSQGRGEDYRVQSAVNQCPRSCIHYVTPSQRIILEELLDSVLDKPYDCSAEAELLYALIVKAQFENNRYRKPKKKQPESSSKHVDWL; this comes from the exons ATGGAATGCTTCCGTGTATCCCCTCCGATTCCAaaactctctttcttctccaaCTCAAGAAACTCAACTTCTCAACGATTCATCATCCCCAGTTGcagagagagaagaaacagagaTGAACCACTCTCCACCTCTTCACCATACTCCATACTCGGCGTGGAGCCAAACTGCTCATCTCTCGAGCTAAAAGCAGCTTTTCGCGCCAAA GTGAAACAGTACCATCCTGATGTAAACAGAGAAGGAAGCAGCTCTGATGTTATGATCCGTCGCATAATCCAAGCTTACGAGTTACTAACAAACACTAGCAGAGCAGAGATCATTGAAGG AGAATGTTTGGACCCTTTTGATAATCCAGAGTGTGAGGCACTTGATGTGTTTGTGAACGAGGTCCTCTGCTTCGGAAAAA GATGTTCGTACCCATGTTTTAAGACAGCATCTCATGTCTTTTCATGTGATTCAACTGGAACAGCTAGAGCAATGTCTCAAG GGCGTGGAGAAGATTACCGGGTACAATCTGCAGTTAACCAGTGTCCTAGAAGTTGCATACATTATGTCACACCTTCTCAGAGAATTATTCTAGAAGAGTTACTAGACAG TGTTTTGGACAAACCTTATGATTGTTCTGCGGAGGCAGAGTTGCTCTATGCTCTTATAGTCAAAGCTCAGTTTGAGAACAACCGGTACAGGAAACCAAAGAAGAAACAACCTGAATCTTCAAGCAAACATGTAGACTGGCTCTGA
- the LOC106435753 gene encoding mitochondrial Rho GTPase 3 isoform X1, producing MTSGFGFGLGDSNGSTKPVRIVVVGEKETRKTSLIMAAVTDHYYPEPNIPSLLPYTKLPSEYCSEDVPVTLIDTSSRPEDKRDVIREVKEADAIVLTFAIDRQETLDRLSEYWLPLFRQLKVRVPIVVACYSVIKNEHNPVNIEEITLPIRQQCQEIEICIECISTFYYTSCMKTTKLIFVQAQAVFVQAQISAMYPIGPVYDRVTNSLKPRCVAALKRIFELYARNNDYILSDDGLSDMNVRSFGIPVMPSRSRELIKSVQELCPLGVKENGLTIDGFLVLITKLINDRKLRTLWTILRKLGYNNDLRLVHEMIPYSSFKRMPDQSVELTDQAIGSLKRAYHRFDNLGPQMMESLFETAPESPWNGAPYKDATEKTSNGGLSLEAFLSLWSLMTLLDPARSLEYFICICHPDDPSSAVHVTRRRELDRKEQISVRKVVQCFVFGPKNAGKSALLNGFIGRPYDDDNRDGLGEERYAVNMVGNSGITGGTKKTLVMKEIQYQKEGFLLSDEALASCDVAVFVYDSSDESSWKRAIYMVSEVATISEDAGFVFPCLMVAAKMDLGSFPMAIQESTRATQDIGIEAPIPISSKLGNFDNLFHKILTAAEHPHLCIPKIESKRKRVLKLINSWIPECWVKCFCISS from the exons ATGACGagtggttttggttttggtttgggAGACTCAAATGGCTCGACAAAACCTGTACGAATCGTTGTGGTTGGTGAGAAAGAAACTAGGAAAACAAGTTTGATCATGGCTGCAGTAACTGATCATTACTATCCTGAACCTAACATCCCTTCTCTGTTACCTTATACAAAACTACCTTCTGAATATTGCTCTGAAGATGTTCCGGTTACCCTTATCGACACTTCTTCAAG ACCAGAAGACAAGAGAGATGTCATTAGGGAAGTCAAGGAAGCAGATGCAATAGTTCTGACGTTTGCAATAGATAGACAAGAGACTTTGGACCGTTTAAGTGAATATTGGCTTCCTCTGTTCCGACAACTAAAG GTGAGAGTCCCTATTGTAGTAGCATGTTATAGTGTTATCAAAAACGAACATAATCCGGTCAACATTGAAGAAATAACATTACCTATAAGGCAACAATGTCAAGAGATAGAGATATGCATTGAGTG CATTTCAACCTTTTACTATACTTCATGTATGAAAACGACCAAACTGATTTTTGTGCAGGCTCAAGCGGTTTTTGTGCAAGCGCAAATATCGGCTATGTACCCAATAGGACCAGTGTATGATCGAGTAACCAATTCACTGAAGCCTCGCTGTGTTGCTGCCTTAAAACGTATATTTGAACTCTATGCGCGTAACAATGATTACATTCTCAGTGATGACGGGTTAAGCGATATGAATGTTCGTAGTTTCGGTATACCAGTGATGCCTTCTCGTAGTAGAGAATTAATAAAATCTGTTCAAGAACTGTGTCCACTAGGAGTCAAAGAAAACGGACTCACAATAGATGGCTTCTTGGTTCTAATCACAAAGCTTATCAACGATAGAAAACTCAGAACGTTATGGACTATTCTTAGGAAATTAGGATATAACAATGATTTAAGACTTGTACATGAGATGATTCCTTATTCATCATTCAAACGCATGCCTGATCAG AGTGTTGAGCTGACAGATCAAGCTATTGGATCCTTAAAGAGAGCCTATCACCGTTTCGATAACTTGGGACCTCAAATGATGGAATCTCTCTTTGAAACTGCACCTGAAAG TCCTTGGAATGGAGCTCCTTATAAGGATGCTACAGAGAAAACTAGCAATGGAGGATTATCACTTGAAGCTTTCCTCTCACTG TGGTCATTGATGACACTACTAGATCCGGCTAGGAGTCTTGAATATTTCATTTGCATTTGTCACCCTGATGATCCATCTTCAGCAGTTCATGTTACTAGGAGGAGAGAGCTAGACCGCAAGGAGCAAATCTCTGTAAGAAAAGTTGTTCAGTGTTTTGTCTTTGGACCTAAGAATGCTGGAAAGTCTGCACTGCTCAATGGATTTATTGGaag GCCATATGATGATGACAATAGAGATGGATTAGGTGAGGAGCGTTATGCTGTTAATATGGTTGGGAACTCTGGTATAACTGGAGGTACAAAGAAAACTCTGGTGATGAAGGAGATTCAATATCAAAAAGAAGGATTCCTATTATCAGATGAAGCATTGGCTTCTTGTGATGTAGCAGTGTTTGTTTATGATTCTTCTGATGAGTCTTCTTGGAAGAGAGCCATTTATATGGTTTCTGAGGTTGCAACAATTAGTGAAGATGCAGGGTTTGTGTTTCCTTGTCTAATGGTTGCAGCTAAAATGGATCTTGGTTCATTCCCAATGGCAATTCAAGAATCCACTAGG GCTACACAAGATATAGGGATTGAAGCTCCAATACCAATCAGTTCCAAACTTGGAAATTTTGATAACTTGTTTCACAAGATACTAACAGCGGCTGAGCATCCTCATTTGTGTATTCCAAAGATAGAATCAAAGAGGAAAAGGGTCCTCAAGCTAATCAATTCTTGGATTCCAGAATGTTGGGTCAAATGCTTCTGTATTTCATCATAA
- the LOC106435749 gene encoding microtubule-binding protein TANGLED-like — MVARTPQKQRRVAMVALPPLNSELLKETINKVDKCMERLQELQYTIAGGTKVVSGVNLSPRSTRIYLKTSLRCKQETLRIKNATNKKSPLGKFPASSPGDWRKMSLPAMLLGETVNEILQASQVTRDIVDALAPRKSRKSEEDGCPKTPETQQKSLEPNPKTVNSNIKARRKKEKQNKRSEPTSPASIHKARSRIVFKIVSPQTKAEKKAQIKGDGENSFRHLANRVSPKHKPWVKKAVLFPNPLFISGSSTQQAKFSRTMSPVIARSNKETPHKFLIRSPTSTSASKFQVKIKSPPKVSVSPNRSRSNLACKSPTRSLTLEKKSPRLSTAAKLRRSFTPTRNGSNVARKSSISPKRVTLQAFISPSRYGGNVGKKSPKPSISPTRVGKKTQKLSTAAKLKRSFSPSRLAMRLVSPMKSRKSVGKCDDHDEMGMMVSGLKQRPVIVPKRFSMGRI; from the exons atggttgcAAGAACCCCACAAAAGCAGAGGAGAGTGGCGATGGTGGCGCTTCCTCCTCTCAACTCAGAACTTCTCAAGGAAACAATCAACAAg GTTGATAAATGTATGGAAAGACTGCAAGAGCTGCAGTACACAATAGCAGGAGGAACCAAAGTTGTCTCTGGTGTGAACCTTAGCCCTAGAAGCACTAGAATTTATTTGAAGACTAGCCTTAGATGCAAGCAAGAAACCTTAAG GATCAAGAATGCTACTAACAAGAAATCTCCATTAGGAAAGTTTCCAGCTTCCTCACCAG GAGACTGGAGGAAAATGTCACTACCTGCAATGCTACTAGGAGAGACCGTAAACGAAATCTTACAAGCCTCACAGGTCACTAGAGACATTGTAGACGCCCTTGCACCAAGGAAGAGTAGAAAGTCAGAAGAAGACGGTTGCCCTAAGACACCTGAGACTCAACAGAAATCACTGGAACCGAACCCTAAAACTGTCAACAGTAATATCAAAGCGAGAAGGAAGAAAGAGAAGCAGAACAAACGTTCAGAACCAACTTCTCCTGCTTCTATACACAAGGCTCGTTCAAGAATTGTGTTCAAGATCGTGTCTCCACAGACAAAAGCAGAGAAGAAGGCTCAAATAAAAGGGGATGGTGAGAATAGTTTTAGGCATTTGGCGAATAGGGTTTCGCCAAAGCACAAACCTTGGGTTAAAAAGGCGGTTCTTTTCCCTAACCCTCTGTTTATTTCTGGTTCATCTACGCAACAAGCTAAGTTCAGTAGAACTATGTCTCCGGTCATAGCCAGAAGCAATAAAGAGACGCCACACAAGTTCTTGATCAGGTCTCCTACTTCCACATCAGCATCAAAGTTTCAGGTTAAGATCAAGAGCCCACCTAAAGTCTCGGTTTCTCCTAACAGAAGCAGAAGTAACTTGGCTTGCAAGTCACCGACAAGAAGTTTAACCTTGGAAAAGAAGTCTCCGAGGCTATCTACAGCTGCAAAGCTCAGGAGATCATTTACTCCTACGAGAAATGGAAGTAACGTGGCTCGCAAGTCGTCTATTTCTCCAAAAAGAGTCACGCTTCAAGCATTTATATCTCCATCAAGATATGGTGGTAACGTGGGCAAGAAGTCACCAAAGCCTTCGATTTCTCCGACTAGGGTGGGCAAGAAGACGCAGAAGCTATCAACTGCGGCAAAGCTCAAGAGGTCATTTTCGCCATCAAGACTGGCGATGAGGCTGGTGTCTCCAATGAAGAGCAGGAAAAGTGTTGGGAAGTGTGATGATCATGATGAGATGGGGATGATGGTGAGCGGCTTGAAACAGCGTCCTGTTATAGTTCCTAAGAGGTTCTCGATGGGGAGAATCTAA
- the LOC106435753 gene encoding mitochondrial Rho GTPase 3 isoform X2 has translation MTSGFGFGLGDSNGSTKPVRIVVVGEKETRKTSLIMAAVTDHYYPEPNIPSLLPYTKLPSEYCSEDVPVTLIDTSSRPEDKRDVIREVKEADAIVLTFAIDRQETLDRLSEYWLPLFRQLKVRVPIVVACYSVIKNEHNPVNIEEITLPIRQQCQEIEICIEWSAPWLSDISWLAQAVFVQAQISAMYPIGPVYDRVTNSLKPRCVAALKRIFELYARNNDYILSDDGLSDMNVRSFGIPVMPSRSRELIKSVQELCPLGVKENGLTIDGFLVLITKLINDRKLRTLWTILRKLGYNNDLRLVHEMIPYSSFKRMPDQSVELTDQAIGSLKRAYHRFDNLGPQMMESLFETAPESPWNGAPYKDATEKTSNGGLSLEAFLSLWSLMTLLDPARSLEYFICICHPDDPSSAVHVTRRRELDRKEQISVRKVVQCFVFGPKNAGKSALLNGFIGRPYDDDNRDGLGEERYAVNMVGNSGITGGTKKTLVMKEIQYQKEGFLLSDEALASCDVAVFVYDSSDESSWKRAIYMVSEVATISEDAGFVFPCLMVAAKMDLGSFPMAIQESTRATQDIGIEAPIPISSKLGNFDNLFHKILTAAEHPHLCIPKIESKRKRVLKLINSWIPECWVKCFCISS, from the exons ATGACGagtggttttggttttggtttgggAGACTCAAATGGCTCGACAAAACCTGTACGAATCGTTGTGGTTGGTGAGAAAGAAACTAGGAAAACAAGTTTGATCATGGCTGCAGTAACTGATCATTACTATCCTGAACCTAACATCCCTTCTCTGTTACCTTATACAAAACTACCTTCTGAATATTGCTCTGAAGATGTTCCGGTTACCCTTATCGACACTTCTTCAAG ACCAGAAGACAAGAGAGATGTCATTAGGGAAGTCAAGGAAGCAGATGCAATAGTTCTGACGTTTGCAATAGATAGACAAGAGACTTTGGACCGTTTAAGTGAATATTGGCTTCCTCTGTTCCGACAACTAAAG GTGAGAGTCCCTATTGTAGTAGCATGTTATAGTGTTATCAAAAACGAACATAATCCGGTCAACATTGAAGAAATAACATTACCTATAAGGCAACAATGTCAAGAGATAGAGATATGCATTGAGTGGTCTGCTCCGTGGCTATCTGATATCAGTTGGCTT GCTCAAGCGGTTTTTGTGCAAGCGCAAATATCGGCTATGTACCCAATAGGACCAGTGTATGATCGAGTAACCAATTCACTGAAGCCTCGCTGTGTTGCTGCCTTAAAACGTATATTTGAACTCTATGCGCGTAACAATGATTACATTCTCAGTGATGACGGGTTAAGCGATATGAATGTTCGTAGTTTCGGTATACCAGTGATGCCTTCTCGTAGTAGAGAATTAATAAAATCTGTTCAAGAACTGTGTCCACTAGGAGTCAAAGAAAACGGACTCACAATAGATGGCTTCTTGGTTCTAATCACAAAGCTTATCAACGATAGAAAACTCAGAACGTTATGGACTATTCTTAGGAAATTAGGATATAACAATGATTTAAGACTTGTACATGAGATGATTCCTTATTCATCATTCAAACGCATGCCTGATCAG AGTGTTGAGCTGACAGATCAAGCTATTGGATCCTTAAAGAGAGCCTATCACCGTTTCGATAACTTGGGACCTCAAATGATGGAATCTCTCTTTGAAACTGCACCTGAAAG TCCTTGGAATGGAGCTCCTTATAAGGATGCTACAGAGAAAACTAGCAATGGAGGATTATCACTTGAAGCTTTCCTCTCACTG TGGTCATTGATGACACTACTAGATCCGGCTAGGAGTCTTGAATATTTCATTTGCATTTGTCACCCTGATGATCCATCTTCAGCAGTTCATGTTACTAGGAGGAGAGAGCTAGACCGCAAGGAGCAAATCTCTGTAAGAAAAGTTGTTCAGTGTTTTGTCTTTGGACCTAAGAATGCTGGAAAGTCTGCACTGCTCAATGGATTTATTGGaag GCCATATGATGATGACAATAGAGATGGATTAGGTGAGGAGCGTTATGCTGTTAATATGGTTGGGAACTCTGGTATAACTGGAGGTACAAAGAAAACTCTGGTGATGAAGGAGATTCAATATCAAAAAGAAGGATTCCTATTATCAGATGAAGCATTGGCTTCTTGTGATGTAGCAGTGTTTGTTTATGATTCTTCTGATGAGTCTTCTTGGAAGAGAGCCATTTATATGGTTTCTGAGGTTGCAACAATTAGTGAAGATGCAGGGTTTGTGTTTCCTTGTCTAATGGTTGCAGCTAAAATGGATCTTGGTTCATTCCCAATGGCAATTCAAGAATCCACTAGG GCTACACAAGATATAGGGATTGAAGCTCCAATACCAATCAGTTCCAAACTTGGAAATTTTGATAACTTGTTTCACAAGATACTAACAGCGGCTGAGCATCCTCATTTGTGTATTCCAAAGATAGAATCAAAGAGGAAAAGGGTCCTCAAGCTAATCAATTCTTGGATTCCAGAATGTTGGGTCAAATGCTTCTGTATTTCATCATAA